A portion of the Thermosediminibacter oceani DSM 16646 genome contains these proteins:
- a CDS encoding DMT family transporter — translation MNISGELFFLLVALIAGVLMAVQGAMNSVVSRAIGLSGATFIVHLTATIIMIAVLLTGIGKSTWANYTRVPWYDYLGGAIGVLITYTVVMSIPRLGAAVATTAIIVGQVLTACLLDHFGLFGLEKMPLTWMRFLGLILLAIGAKLLLNK, via the coding sequence TTGAACATTTCGGGAGAACTTTTTTTCCTCCTGGTAGCACTTATAGCGGGAGTTTTGATGGCCGTCCAGGGCGCCATGAACTCGGTGGTGAGCCGAGCTATAGGACTTTCGGGGGCTACTTTTATCGTCCATCTTACGGCTACCATCATAATGATCGCGGTTCTCCTTACGGGCATCGGCAAGAGCACCTGGGCGAATTACACCAGAGTCCCCTGGTACGATTACCTGGGTGGCGCTATAGGTGTTCTGATCACGTACACCGTGGTGATGAGCATACCGAGACTCGGAGCGGCCGTAGCGACCACCGCTATCATCGTAGGGCAGGTACTGACTGCATGCCTCCTGGACCATTTCGGCTTATTCGGCCTTGAAAAAATGCCCTTAACGTGGATGCGTTTTCTCGGCCTTATCCTATTGGCTATAGGGGCGAAGCTGTTGCTCAATAAATAA